In the Platichthys flesus chromosome 14, fPlaFle2.1, whole genome shotgun sequence genome, aacaacacaaaggtTATTTTCgcttttcttttcaaacacaTAGAATCAAATTGCATTTTGGGATAAAGTTTCTTTGTGAGTCCGCTGATGAGTGCGAAGGTTGCTCCTCTGGGAGAAACACTTGCCACATATATCACACGTGTACGGTTTCTCCCCGGTGTGAATCCGCTGGTGAATCTCCAGGTGGCTGATACGGTCGAAGCTCTTTCCGCAGAACGGACAGATGAACCATTTCTCCTTAATGCGGCGACTCGCCATAGTTTTATGGAACTCTGGGTCATTTAAGAGGAACAACCGGCTGTCAGAGTTAAAACTCGACACGTGTTtcgtttgttgttgtttctctgagaGGAATCTGATGGACACTCCTCTCTCCGGGAGATTTATTGCTTCTCGAGGTTGACTGAGCTGAGGTTGGCTAAAGGTCAGAGGAGCCCTCGATTTGCTCGATGCACTTTGTCCATTTTCCCTCAGGAATCTGTCCGAATACGCCGTCTCTGCTGAGTTATCAAAGATGTCCAAGGCATTCTGAATGAGTAGGATTTCCGAGTCCAGGTGTTGCGAGAGCTGCTTGGGTTCGAAGAGGCAGTCCGAGTCCTCAGCTGAGTCGCTGTCGGCCACCGTCACAGACGTCCACTGCTGGTTCTCTGGCTCTTCCAGTACCTCGGCAGGTTGGGGGTTAGGATCCCTCTCGTGGTAACCGGCTCTGTCACTAACACTGTGATCAGAGTCCACTATCTGTTCCACAATCTGGACATCGTCCTCATCCTCCAGCTTGACGAAGTCCTCGTCGTCCATGTCGTCCATGTCCTCCCTTTGACAGAGGTAAGGCCTGTGCTGCTCACACTGCATCTCCTCTGTCTGagcaggtggtggaggtggtggtggtggtggtggtggagtgtGATTCTCTCTGACAACCGCATCAGAACAAAAGGTCTGGACTGAATCTGGAATAGGCcctgaaacaacaaaagcatttttattCATCCAGACAGGTCCCTTGaatagatattttaaatatagacTATTTTGACTTATGCACTAATTATGCAGATATTAATGTGTAATCTACAAAGACTCCAATCAGTGATTCAATTGAGAACAAATTGTAGaatgtttcttcttttaattaGTGATATTTGAGGATGTCAAAGCAACACAGTACTTTTAATTTACATAGAATATCTGACATTATAGTTGTTGTGACTCAAAATAAGTTACTGTAAATCACACTATAATGTAGTTTCACGCATGTATACAAACGTTCAGTATTTATAACACAATTAAATAGACAAAATAGTACTTTTAAATACTGAATGGGGGAAGTTGCAGTAAAGTTTTCTAACATTTACTTTTCTAATTCCCGGTCTCCCTCACCTTCACCTGTgggcagcagcagtttgttgtgCTGCTCTCtcctggaggaagaagaagaagatgctgATGATGAGGAGAATGATGATGcagttgaggaggaggaagaggaggaggaggaggaggagatatttGTGATCTGACTCAACACTGTCAGTCGCTCGTTTTCCATCAGCATCAACTTTTTGTTCAGGGCTTCGATCTCGCTCTGTCTCCGGCGCAGCTCAACCTGCACGAGGGCGAACCCGTCCTCCCACAGCCGGCTGATCTCCAGCACGGCCGCCTGGGCGAGCTGCTCCATGACCGAGGCTAACTTGCTCTGGAAAGCCGCACACTGGGCCATGGTTCCCCCGCTGCGCTAAGGCGCCTCTGCCGGCTGTGGTCGACGAGGACCGGACCGGAccgggggagggtgggggggaggcggGCAAGTAACTTTATAAGTCGGTGGGAAGCGACGCGACTGTCACACTTTGCATGAGCGTCAATgttaaaggagaaaaacatgGAAGTGAAATACAATAGCAACAGGAAATGGGGCGTGGTCACGTGACAGGGAATGTACGGTGTTCGCGAGAGGACGAAATGGAGAAAATGACAGAATTCACCCTCGCTTTATGATAAAGTATTAAAGTAATAACTTGATGGACAcgtgtctgttttttgtttcgTCATTATTACATTCTACAATTTTGATAAACAATCTTTAAAGTTTTTCTCACAAATTAATCCAATAACTGTCTAATGTTCTTTGAGCTTCAGCTTTTGAGAgtaattttcttcttttcaaagaTAAATGTCTTTGTCTATACATAAATTAAGATTATTCCCCATGaatgttaataaaacaaaacttcagACAATGTCATATACAGAACgatgggttgtgtgtgtttgtagcagTGCTTTTTCCTTTGTCCACTAGATGATGCTGTATTTCCATTATAAAAGCTGGGGTCCATTTGGAGGAAAGGGCCTTATTAGGTACATCTATTTAATATATGGTGCTGCACTGTCCTCAAGTGTCTTTGATAATTGATCAAACATCAACTCAAACTAATCAATGACTGGAGTGATGttctgacaacagcagcagtgactgtGGTGGTTACAACTAATAGAAACACATTAGTAGTGTATGATTGTTTAAGTAATTTAAGCTTCATCCATATGACACAATTGAGTGATGAATATCAGAATATTACCCACACGTTAGGATATTCAGTAGCCCATTTCAAAATTGTTGTCAGTTTCTTGTCCTCATAATGCAATTTATTagcatgttattattattgttgtatttagtttgtctgtttgattatttctgcattatttcttgacgccatatctcaagaatgcctcGACGGGAATTTCCCCAAATTAGTCACAAATATCACATGGACTTGTGAAGGTGATATTTCTGGAAAGCCATCAAGGAATcctttgacattttgaattaaTAATTAACTCACTCAAATTTGATTGTCCAATGTGAAAGATCAAAGGTCACCGTGGTTCTAcataatatgttttattttttcttgaaCGTGATATCTTCTGATCAGtttgagggaatgtcttcaaatttggtgcaaactTTCacactcaaagatgaactgattagattacATGCCCTGGGGGgtccaaggtcaaaggtcacaatgagctcatgttactctgtttcAGTCGTCAGAGGATACAGTGACCTTTATACGAAGCGAATCATGTAGACATATGTgcctttacatttatttagcacgtgtgtttttattttgtaaaaaaaaaaaactgttccaCGAGCAGGTCCTAAGGAAGCTGAGCGCTGATTGGTCCGATTGTCGCGTCGCTCAAACCGTGGGGGCGGGGTCAGCTGGGAGGTCGGAGGGGCGACGGACGAGCTGTCAAACTGAAACCagcgacacagacacacacccggGGACAGGGAGGGCAGCGGACACCGGACTTTACTCCTCCAGGGACACGAGGGGGACTCGAACACACTACACCCGAACTTCACCCCGAGGATCCGTGCTCTTCCTCACCAAACCAATTTggactttttcctttttacccCCAGAAACTTCTCGCAACCTTATGTGGACGTTAGCCCGAGTTGTGTGTTGACAAACTAGCACAACGGCTTTAGCCGCCGAGCTAACTGCGTGACtaaagtttgttgttgttgcttttgttgttgtttttgtaacgGTATTAGCGTTCTGCTTCTCGGCCGTTGTTTTGTTCCGTTGAGGCGAAGTCATGGAGCTCGACTGCTCGTACGAACATCTCCCGGGAACCACACCAGGTAAGTCGGCTAAACTTTAACCCCCTGAAGGCTaacactggctgctgctgcttctcctgggttagctcttctcctccagctcttcatcAAACCACCTCCGCTTTACACGAGTGTTGTGAAGCTCCACTGACTCATTAGTGGTTTTCCAGGGTTCTTTTCCACGGGCCACACGGACTCGCTCATTACTTGTCTAAACCCTTGAAGAATGACAGGTATGCAGAGGCTCACATATCATGGCAGTTCACCAGGTTTAAGATTTCCTGGTCAGATAAGATGCTGccattccttttgttttttattattgaatgtGGCCTTGCTCTGATACTTGGCGAGCTGACAGGGTGAAAGTCTTAGTAGATGATTTAAACTGCAGGAATGTGTCTTGATTATAGTTTTGAGATTGTAAAACcacacactgtatatttaaaaacactCAGAATAGATCTGTGTTGGTCCTTCATTGTGTAcatcctcacacaaacaaatcattgCCTCTCAAACACACCCCCCCTCCCGCTGTCATTCAATACCCCTTGCACTTCACAGACACACGCTGGACTTGTCATTATAACATCACTTTAAGTTTTGATTTATTGCCGACGTCCTCTATTAGCCTGTAATCCACTGGGACACAGCTGGATAGTGCTCAGGCCCCCAAACTACTGTTAAAACATTTGGCCTGAAGCTGCTTCAGAGATGTCCCATCTGTTTTGGAGTAGCAACAAACCACATTTTACAGACCCCCCCAAAAACAGGGCcgccttttaaaaaaaattccaccCCTTTTCCAAGCATAGCCTCTTTAGTGCGGTTGCTTAAATGCAGGCCCTTTGGATGTGTAGGCAACACGGTATGGTTTGGACACATGTATTTTCTTTCCTTATCTAAATCCAGATTTCCACGAGCAAAGTTAAATAAGGATTAACGTGCTGCAGAATATTACAGGACTATGGTTTTTTATACAGTGTGTGGCCAAAGTTCCTTGtgattgatgtgtgtttttcatgtttaatgCACAAGTGGGTGTAAAATTATTTTCGGTGGTCAGCGTGCTGCTTTAGACTGGGTGGAACTTTCAGAAACGAAGCCACCCACAGTAAGTAGAATAACGCTGTTTCTCAGCATTTGCATGACTGAAATTCAAGTGTaggatgtttgtgtttagtCAGCATCAGCTGCCTGGACCACtgttgtgggtgtgtgggtaCTGAAGCTTGTAGTGTTGAATCAAGGGTGAATTTTACATGCTGACCTCTTCTTGTCAACTCAGATACAAATACAAAGATGAAAAGTTTGTCTCTGTTCCCGCTCTTGGATCGGAAAAGCTACTTAAATTAGATAGGAAAGCTTTGGCCTGGTACTTGTGGCTTTTATTATTCTTGGCACAGGCACTTTGAGCTTTGCCGTACCATTTCAGCAAAGCAGAAAAATGGAAGTGTCATTGGAGAGAAAAAGGCAGGAGGAGGATAAAAAGCCTTTTAAGGATGTTGCCGGGACAGAGAATGTTCTCAGAAGTTGTCCAGGAGATCTACAGTAACTTGTAACAAGTGTCTGTCATGTTATGCTAACGGAACCGAAGCAGAATCTGGCTGTGTCTCAATGTTGTTTTTTAGGATCTGATCTTATCAGCCCTCGTCTGGGCCAGACTTGGACATTTGTTATTCTCTGCTTCAGGTTCAAATGGATCTCTTTGATTTATTCATCCTAAATCTGCTCCTTTCTCACTTTCTGCCACAAATCCTTCTGATTTACTGGAGCTCATTTAACTTAACAATTGCAGTTATACTCTGATAAATATGAGTGAAATAGATTGATGCTGTGTGTGGACAGAAATCAACACAAGTACACAATGAaagtttttgtagttttaaaaGCAGTAGCGTGAACTCTGCTTTATAGATATGTATTATTCATGTCTTGTCTTTACTACCTGCTGGTTGTCTGGGTTGTACTTTGTAAAATGTCATCTCGCTTCACTCGGTCTACATCATCTATTATTCTATTCTCTTGTGTAGATGCTTAGTCCTAGGGGGCAATTAGTTGATTAATTAATCACATACACTGTTCTTCATAAGCCGTTTTGTTAATGTTGTTGGGAGATTCTCTGTTCGTATCGTAGGAagaattaatgtgtttttcaagtCTAGTTTAATATACTTTTTTGagtatttgaaaagaaatattTATAACCAGACTCGATGTTACATCAGTCAAAAGATTTCCCCTCTGGCCTCAAATATTCTTAAAGGTTGGAAATGAAAGCCACA is a window encoding:
- the LOC133968391 gene encoding zinc finger protein with KRAB and SCAN domains 5, with translation MAQCAAFQSKLASVMEQLAQAAVLEISRLWEDGFALVQVELRRRQSEIEALNKKLMLMENERLTVLSQITNISSSSSSSSSSSTASSFSSSSASSSSSSRREQHNKLLLPTGEGPIPDSVQTFCSDAVVRENHTPPPPPPPPPPPAQTEEMQCEQHRPYLCQREDMDDMDDEDFVKLEDEDDVQIVEQIVDSDHSVSDRAGYHERDPNPQPAEVLEEPENQQWTSVTVADSDSAEDSDCLFEPKQLSQHLDSEILLIQNALDIFDNSAETAYSDRFLRENGQSASSKSRAPLTFSQPQLSQPREAINLPERGVSIRFLSEKQQQTKHVSSFNSDSRLFLLNDPEFHKTMASRRIKEKWFICPFCGKSFDRISHLEIHQRIHTGEKPYTCDICGKCFSQRSNLRTHQRTHKETLSQNAI